One region of Chryseobacterium muglaense genomic DNA includes:
- a CDS encoding LamG-like jellyroll fold domain-containing protein, whose product MKNRNLLFKQTIKSLLLCGITLSTANLDAQTLAFPEATGFGRFTTGARGAANPQIYLVTNLNDSGAGSFRDAVSQPGRFVIFKVGGIVNLQSVVAVASNTTIAGQTAPGEGILFLGPRVSFSGSNNTIARYFRVRYGGTSQNQDASGIANGANIILDHMTFTWGTDEVFSVNWDNNGTAPDNITIQNSIIGQGLHRHNHSAGGLMQPPPGGKISLIGNLYISNKTRNNKIKGINEFVNNVVYNWGNYGNTYGHTQSGEAYIMGGDSAGASYANIINNYFIGGPNTSNTASTPFSVGNANFNLYGSGNYFDNNKNGILDGTLVPQNLTGYPVGDINAIQTTSYDYPMKNPTLTAQGAFDNIVAKVGASYPRRDQVDQLIVSDLMTKGTTATYVYVQSDLTTQFGFTNGGAGHIYGAPAPLDTDNDGMPDAWETANGLNPNVFDALAVSTTHAPYLNIEVYINGLHNTIAPDFIIPPSNLNFTNPVTTGSPAASSLTVNWNDNATNETNYVLERSTNGTAFTVIATLPVNTTTYNETGLTPNTQYYYRVKAVNATESSVYTSNTSVTTPPVPSAPTKATNPNPANGFNDVQLTNGNLLLKWIGSTNTTTYTVYFGTNPQNLSNVATVPYSATPSYQLSNLNTATNYYWRIDSSNALGSVTGDVWSFRALTPSLVGNWPFSEAPLSGEQIADVTSYANHGTLNVTYDNANVRVPGKENYALDLATSPNTPYIASIPHQDQILFNTNSFTVSYWMKAPTSMIPSSSATSLYVLCKGSFTRNTTTGATGKRFNVEIKGGQLRYAIDDDVTKKEITSPIANYFTNNWVHVIIQRDITAHKMRIYTNGVLSTEGDETAVTGIGEASDLVIGNIGELEFLSTTNAPAPYKGAFDELKMYNYALSPTEISALYSQAVLRNAEFSISKNVGTVYPNPVKDQIFIKLPEYKKSSLTATILDMTGKVIVKEKLNANGNGTFNLNIAGKKVSGNYILNVSGEELNSNFKIIVQ is encoded by the coding sequence ATGAAAAATAGAAATTTACTTTTTAAGCAAACGATTAAATCATTGCTACTTTGTGGAATTACCTTATCTACTGCGAATCTTGATGCACAGACTTTAGCATTTCCGGAAGCTACCGGTTTCGGAAGATTTACCACTGGCGCAAGAGGCGCAGCCAATCCTCAAATTTATTTGGTAACCAATTTAAATGATAGCGGGGCTGGTTCGTTTCGTGATGCGGTAAGTCAGCCGGGTCGTTTTGTAATTTTTAAAGTAGGTGGAATTGTTAATTTACAGTCGGTGGTTGCTGTAGCATCCAATACCACAATTGCCGGACAAACTGCTCCCGGAGAAGGAATTTTATTTTTAGGACCGAGAGTTTCATTTTCAGGGTCGAATAATACAATTGCCCGATACTTTAGGGTTCGTTATGGAGGAACTTCCCAAAATCAGGATGCATCAGGAATTGCAAATGGAGCCAATATTATTTTAGATCACATGACCTTTACATGGGGAACAGATGAGGTATTTTCTGTTAACTGGGACAACAATGGCACCGCTCCCGATAATATAACAATCCAGAATTCTATTATCGGACAGGGATTACATCGTCATAATCACTCAGCAGGTGGTTTAATGCAGCCTCCTCCAGGCGGGAAGATCAGTTTGATTGGAAATTTATATATATCTAACAAAACCCGAAATAATAAAATAAAAGGCATCAATGAATTTGTAAACAATGTAGTTTATAATTGGGGCAATTATGGAAATACTTACGGACATACCCAATCTGGTGAAGCCTATATTATGGGCGGAGATTCTGCAGGCGCTTCGTATGCAAACATCATCAATAACTATTTTATTGGAGGTCCTAATACAAGTAATACGGCTTCTACCCCTTTCAGCGTAGGAAATGCCAACTTCAATTTATATGGTTCCGGAAATTATTTTGATAATAATAAAAACGGAATTCTGGATGGTACTTTAGTCCCTCAGAATTTAACAGGATATCCTGTTGGAGATATCAACGCTATTCAGACAACTTCGTATGATTATCCGATGAAAAACCCGACCTTGACTGCACAAGGAGCGTTTGATAATATTGTTGCAAAAGTAGGCGCGTCTTATCCGAGACGTGATCAGGTAGACCAGCTGATAGTTTCAGATTTGATGACGAAAGGAACAACCGCAACTTATGTATATGTACAAAGTGATCTTACAACTCAGTTTGGTTTTACCAATGGTGGTGCAGGACACATTTATGGCGCTCCGGCTCCTTTAGACACCGATAATGACGGAATGCCTGATGCGTGGGAAACTGCTAACGGATTGAATCCAAATGTTTTTGATGCTTTGGCAGTAAGCACAACACACGCTCCGTATCTGAATATTGAGGTTTACATTAACGGTTTACATAACACGATTGCCCCAGATTTTATTATTCCTCCATCGAATTTAAATTTCACTAATCCTGTGACAACGGGAAGTCCGGCTGCAAGTTCATTAACGGTTAATTGGAACGATAATGCAACCAATGAAACGAATTATGTATTAGAACGGTCTACCAATGGTACTGCATTTACAGTGATTGCAACATTGCCTGTAAACACAACGACTTACAATGAAACAGGTTTAACACCCAACACTCAATATTATTACAGAGTGAAAGCGGTGAATGCTACAGAATCTTCAGTGTATACCTCAAACACTTCTGTCACTACACCGCCTGTTCCGTCTGCTCCTACAAAAGCAACTAATCCGAATCCTGCCAATGGTTTTAATGACGTACAACTGACCAATGGGAATTTACTTTTAAAATGGATAGGAAGTACCAATACCACTACATATACTGTTTATTTTGGAACAAATCCACAAAATTTAAGCAATGTCGCTACAGTTCCTTATTCTGCTACACCATCCTACCAGTTAAGTAATTTAAATACGGCAACCAATTATTACTGGAGAATAGATTCGTCTAATGCATTGGGTTCTGTAACAGGTGATGTTTGGAGTTTCCGTGCGTTAACACCTAGTCTTGTCGGCAACTGGCCTTTCTCGGAAGCGCCTTTATCTGGTGAGCAGATTGCTGATGTTACTTCTTATGCCAATCACGGAACATTAAATGTAACGTATGATAATGCAAACGTAAGAGTTCCCGGAAAGGAAAATTATGCTCTTGATCTGGCAACTTCACCCAATACTCCGTACATAGCGAGTATTCCGCATCAGGATCAGATCTTATTTAATACGAATTCTTTCACGGTTTCTTATTGGATGAAGGCTCCGACAAGCATGATCCCATCGTCTTCAGCGACCAGTCTTTATGTGTTGTGTAAAGGTTCGTTTACCAGAAATACGACAACAGGAGCTACCGGAAAACGTTTTAATGTAGAAATAAAAGGCGGTCAGTTGCGATATGCAATTGATGATGATGTTACGAAAAAAGAAATCACTTCCCCAATTGCCAATTATTTTACCAACAACTGGGTACATGTTATCATCCAAAGAGATATTACGGCGCATAAAATGAGAATTTACACGAATGGCGTTTTAAGTACTGAAGGTGATGAGACTGCCGTTACAGGAATTGGTGAAGCAAGTGACCTGGTTATCGGGAATATTGGTGAACTGGAATTTTTATCAACTACCAATGCTCCAGCTCCTTATAAAGGTGCTTTTGATGAGCTTAAAATGTACAACTACGCATTGTCTCCAACAGAAATATCTGCTTTGTACAGTCAGGCGGTGTTGAGAAATGCGGAATTCAGTATCAGCAAAAATGTGGGAACGGTATATCCGAATCCTGTGAAAGACCAGATTTTCATTAAACTTCCTGAGTATAAAAAATCAAGTTTAACCGCTACAATTTTAGATATGACAGGAAAAGTGATTGTTAAAGAGAAATTAAATGCTAATGGAAACGGAACCTTTAATTTAAATATTGCCGGGAAAAAAGTTTCAGGAAATTATATTCTGAATGTTTCAGGAGAGGAGTTGAACAGCAATTTTAAAATTATTGTTCAGTAA
- the tnpA gene encoding IS200/IS605 family transposase, producing the protein MSQSLVKNYIHIVFSTKHREDFIDENIEKELFSYIATLCKDFESTALQIGGTDNHIHILCLLSKKIALMKLVQEIKTYSSKWIKTKGEKYENFFWQDGYGAFSVSPNNIFAVIDYIKNQREHHNEMDFKTEIVKYYKKYKMEYDEKYLWD; encoded by the coding sequence ATGTCACAATCATTAGTTAAAAATTACATTCATATTGTTTTTAGCACAAAACATCGCGAAGATTTTATTGATGAAAACATAGAAAAAGAATTGTTCTCATACATTGCTACATTATGCAAAGATTTTGAAAGCACAGCATTACAAATTGGCGGTACAGATAATCATATACACATACTTTGTTTGCTATCAAAGAAAATTGCTTTAATGAAATTGGTTCAGGAAATAAAAACGTATTCATCAAAATGGATAAAAACTAAAGGTGAGAAATATGAGAACTTCTTCTGGCAGGATGGTTACGGAGCTTTTTCCGTGAGTCCAAATAATATTTTTGCTGTGATAGATTATATAAAAAATCAGAGAGAACATCATAATGAAATGGATTTCAAAACTGAAATTGTCAAATATTACAAAAAATATAAAATGGAATATGACGAAAAATATTTGTGGGATTAA
- a CDS encoding phosphoribosylanthranilate isomerase — protein MIESQKSSTENHQPKLKVCGLTDLNQIRELVALKIDFLGFIFYNKSPRYVLNHLSLSEISNINHSGKVGVFVNEDLEKIIKISEEASLNFIQLHGDENEDFILKLRKKLKPEVEIIKVIRIGNQESEARTKIEKVFDSAQTDNHQPSTINYLLFDTDSKAFGGTGKTFDWNILNEIKIPIPYFLSGGISLENVEELKNFVKVNMFENKTLTKLNIPFALDINSKFEIEPGIKDVKKISKFKSLIMNES, from the coding sequence TGACAGACCTTAATCAAATTCGTGAATTAGTGGCATTAAAAATTGATTTCCTAGGCTTTATTTTCTACAATAAATCGCCAAGATATGTTTTGAATCATTTAAGTTTAAGTGAAATTTCAAATATCAATCATTCAGGAAAAGTAGGTGTTTTTGTGAATGAAGATTTAGAAAAAATAATAAAAATTTCAGAAGAAGCAAGTTTAAATTTTATTCAGCTTCACGGTGATGAAAATGAAGATTTTATTTTAAAATTGAGAAAAAAATTAAAACCTGAAGTTGAAATTATAAAAGTCATTAGAATTGGAAACCAAGAGTCAGAAGCCAGAACAAAAATTGAAAAAGTCTTCGACTCCGCTCAGACTGACAACCATCAACCATCAACTATCAACTATCTCCTATTCGACACCGATTCAAAAGCGTTTGGCGGAACAGGAAAAACTTTCGACTGGAATATTCTCAACGAAATAAAAATCCCAATTCCTTATTTTTTAAGCGGCGGAATTTCTTTAGAAAACGTGGAAGAATTGAAAAACTTTGTCAAAGTTAATATGTTTGAAAATAAAACTTTGACAAAGTTAAACATTCCTTTTGCGCTTGACATCAATTCAAAATTTGAAATCGAACCAGGAATTAAAGATGTAAAAAAAATATCTAAATTTAAAAGTCTAATAATGAATGAGTCCTGA
- a CDS encoding OsmC family protein, producing the protein MKNHQYKSKIKWTGNTGESTKSYRSYERSYTISVDGKPEIKGSSDPAFLGNPDLHNPEDLLLASVSSCHLLWYLHFCSVNNILVLEYIDFAEGTMIESENGNGKFTEIILKPKILVAEKEMVEKAIELHHKANEYCFIANSLNFEVKHQPEINYKND; encoded by the coding sequence ATGAAAAACCATCAATATAAATCAAAAATAAAATGGACGGGAAACACCGGTGAATCTACAAAAAGCTACCGCTCTTATGAAAGAAGTTATACCATATCGGTTGATGGAAAACCTGAAATAAAAGGTTCTTCAGACCCTGCGTTTTTAGGAAATCCAGACCTTCATAATCCTGAAGATTTGTTGTTAGCTTCTGTTTCTTCATGTCATCTTTTGTGGTATTTGCATTTTTGCTCAGTCAATAATATTCTTGTTTTAGAATATATAGATTTTGCAGAAGGAACAATGATAGAAAGCGAAAACGGAAATGGAAAGTTCACAGAAATTATCCTTAAACCCAAAATTTTGGTTGCAGAAAAAGAAATGGTCGAAAAAGCAATCGAGCTTCATCACAAAGCAAATGAGTATTGTTTCATTGCCAACTCATTAAATTTTGAAGTAAAACATCAACCCGAAATTAATTACAAAAATGATTAA
- the trpB gene encoding tryptophan synthase subunit beta: MIKTNYKNPDEQGYYGEFGGAFIPEMLYPNVEELQKNYLEIIESEEFQNEYQDLLKNYVGRATPLYLAKNLSKKYKTQIYLKREDLNHTGAHKINNALGQVLLAKRLGKHRIIAETGAGQHGVATATACALLGLECIVYMGEIDIARQAPNVARMKMLGATVVPATSGSKTLKDAVNEALRDWINNSTTTHYVIGSVVGPHPFPDLVARFQSVISKEIKEQLNEQIGRSTPDYVIACVGGGSNAAGTFYHFVEEENVKIIAAEAGGFGVDSGKSAATTFLGTLGVLHGSKSLVMQTKDGQVVEPHSISAGLDYPGIGPFHAHLFKENRAEFFSINDDEALQSAFELTKLEGIIPALESAHALAVLDKKKFNENDIVVICLSGRGDKDMETYLKNLVDG; this comes from the coding sequence ATGATTAAAACAAACTATAAAAATCCAGACGAACAAGGCTATTACGGAGAATTTGGCGGAGCTTTCATCCCCGAAATGCTCTATCCGAATGTAGAAGAACTGCAAAAAAACTATCTTGAAATCATAGAATCTGAAGAATTTCAGAATGAATATCAGGATTTGTTGAAAAACTATGTAGGTCGCGCTACTCCATTATATTTGGCGAAAAATTTAAGTAAAAAATACAAGACTCAGATTTATTTAAAAAGAGAAGACCTCAACCATACCGGAGCGCACAAAATCAACAATGCTTTGGGGCAGGTTTTATTGGCAAAACGTTTGGGAAAACACAGAATCATTGCCGAAACAGGAGCCGGACAACACGGTGTGGCAACCGCAACGGCTTGTGCCCTTCTTGGTTTGGAATGCATTGTTTATATGGGCGAAATCGACATTGCAAGACAGGCTCCAAATGTAGCGAGAATGAAAATGTTAGGCGCAACCGTGGTTCCTGCAACTTCAGGTTCAAAAACGTTAAAAGATGCCGTGAATGAAGCATTAAGAGACTGGATTAATAACTCAACAACCACCCACTACGTTATCGGAAGTGTGGTTGGTCCGCATCCGTTTCCCGATTTGGTGGCGAGATTTCAATCGGTGATTTCTAAGGAAATTAAGGAGCAACTTAACGAACAAATTGGTCGTTCAACTCCTGATTATGTCATCGCTTGTGTTGGTGGTGGAAGCAATGCTGCAGGAACTTTCTATCATTTTGTAGAAGAAGAAAATGTGAAAATTATTGCTGCCGAAGCCGGAGGTTTCGGAGTAGATTCAGGGAAATCTGCGGCAACTACTTTTCTCGGAACTTTAGGCGTTTTACATGGAAGCAAAAGTTTGGTTATGCAAACCAAAGATGGTCAAGTTGTTGAGCCACATTCTATTTCTGCAGGTTTAGATTACCCTGGAATCGGTCCTTTTCATGCGCATTTATTTAAAGAAAACCGTGCTGAATTTTTCAGTATTAATGATGATGAAGCTTTGCAATCTGCTTTTGAACTGACAAAATTAGAAGGCATAATTCCCGCTTTGGAAAGCGCTCATGCTTTGGCCGTTTTAGATAAAAAGAAATTTAACGAAAATGATATTGTCGTTATTTGCTTAAGCGGTCGTGGTGATAAGGATATGGAAACGTATTTGAAGAATTTGGTTGATGGTTGA
- the lipB gene encoding lipoyl(octanoyl) transferase LipB encodes MNTHQNKVVEFEDLGIKEYQPSWDYQEKLMKDIIDIKVKNRDLPAEQHLTTPNHFLLVEHPHVYTLGKSGHEENMLAGIDKLKEIDATFVKVNRGGDITYHGYGQIVGYPVLDLENFFTDIHKYMRNLEEVIIRTIAEYGLKGERSPGETGVWLDVGKPYARKICAMGVKASRWVTLHGFALNINTDMRYFEYIIPCGIKDKQVASLKRELERELTLEEMEDIKAKIRKHFVDVFEAELVIK; translated from the coding sequence ATGAATACACATCAGAATAAAGTCGTAGAATTTGAAGATTTAGGCATCAAAGAATATCAGCCCTCTTGGGATTATCAGGAAAAACTGATGAAAGATATTATTGATATTAAAGTTAAAAACAGAGACCTTCCTGCCGAACAACATCTTACAACGCCCAATCATTTTCTTTTGGTAGAGCATCCTCACGTTTACACGCTCGGTAAAAGCGGTCATGAAGAAAATATGCTTGCAGGAATCGATAAACTGAAGGAAATAGATGCCACTTTCGTAAAAGTTAATCGTGGCGGTGATATTACCTATCACGGTTACGGACAAATTGTGGGTTATCCTGTATTAGATCTTGAAAATTTCTTCACAGATATTCACAAATACATGAGGAATCTTGAAGAAGTCATTATCAGAACCATTGCCGAATACGGACTGAAAGGCGAGCGTTCTCCCGGAGAAACCGGAGTTTGGCTGGATGTGGGAAAACCTTACGCCAGAAAAATTTGTGCGATGGGTGTAAAAGCCTCACGTTGGGTAACTTTACACGGTTTTGCTTTAAATATCAATACCGATATGCGTTATTTTGAATACATCATTCCTTGCGGTATAAAAGATAAACAGGTAGCTTCTTTGAAAAGAGAACTAGAAAGAGAACTTACTCTCGAAGAAATGGAAGACATTAAAGCGAAAATCAGAAAGCATTTTGTGGATGTTTTTGAGGCGGAATTAGTGATTAAATAG
- the trpA gene encoding tryptophan synthase subunit alpha, producing MPQNNTQLPASNTQPKLLNIYFTAGIPQLEDTAEIIKLIQDSGAEMMEIGMPYSDPVADGPVIQKAHELALNNGMTISTLLSQLKSVKNEIRIPIILMGYINPVLSFGFENFCRECSESGVSGLIIPDLPPIEFEKNYQQILEKYNLNFTFLVTPETSDERILYLDSLSSGFLYAVSSSSTTGNENAVLKNEEYLSRIASLPLKNPVMIGFGIKSKEDFKNVTQKADGGIIGTAFVNILLQNRDWKTKAIDFIHSIRA from the coding sequence ATGCCCCAAAATAACACCCAACTTCCAGCTTCCAACACCCAACCCAAACTCCTCAACATCTACTTCACAGCAGGAATTCCGCAATTGGAAGATACCGCAGAAATTATAAAACTCATTCAAGATTCCGGAGCTGAAATGATGGAGATCGGGATGCCCTATTCTGATCCTGTCGCCGATGGACCTGTCATTCAAAAAGCACACGAACTGGCTTTAAATAACGGAATGACCATTTCAACTTTACTTTCTCAACTGAAATCTGTTAAAAACGAGATCAGAATTCCAATTATATTAATGGGATACATCAATCCGGTTTTAAGTTTCGGGTTTGAAAATTTTTGCAGAGAATGTTCTGAAAGTGGAGTTTCAGGCTTAATTATTCCTGATTTACCGCCGATTGAATTTGAAAAAAATTACCAGCAAATTTTAGAAAAATACAACTTAAACTTTACGTTTTTGGTAACTCCCGAAACGTCAGATGAAAGAATTTTGTATCTCGATTCTCTAAGTTCAGGTTTTTTGTATGCGGTAAGTTCTTCATCCACAACAGGAAATGAGAATGCTGTTTTAAAAAATGAAGAATACCTTTCCAGGATAGCCTCTCTCCCTCTGAAAAATCCTGTAATGATAGGTTTTGGAATTAAATCTAAAGAAGATTTTAAAAACGTTACCCAAAAAGCAGACGGCGGAATCATCGGTACCGCCTTCGTCAACATCCTTTTGCAAAATAGAGATTGGAAGACCAAAGCCATAGATTTCATCCATTCCATAAGAGCGTAA